The following coding sequences lie in one Apium graveolens cultivar Ventura chromosome 1, ASM990537v1, whole genome shotgun sequence genomic window:
- the LOC141674093 gene encoding uncharacterized protein LOC141674093: protein MELTKLNMISDFVSPVVRVPHVYNSLWKWGALIIALIATFTSISTRIKHIIIRVRSIKRSSSKQLLQCFDDDFDFSDDEDDTLSTPSDDDDETDDESSVDSQDEPELRRDSFSWSDFSAGKSVVKLWDSFGLNLDFQDSSESENSTWGFEKDLKISDFFAEKNKIPAAGKSSPAVVYLADMAENDRFVLGAYDRRISNDFPVVCAEWGPQSGNVARSIAGGELRMRGLRNVRTPLSNLTESDVETWWDADAVIVN, encoded by the coding sequence ATGGAGTTAACAAAGCTAAACATGATAAGTGATTTTGTGTCACCAGTTGTCCGCGTACCTCATGTATACAACAGTTTATGGAAATGGGGTGCTTTAATAATAGCTCTAATCGCTACTTTCACAAGCATTTCAACTAGAATCAAACATATAATCATCAGGGTCAGATCAATCAAACGCTCTTCTTCTAAACAGCTTCTTCAATGCTTCGACGATGATTTTGACTTCTCCGACGACGAGGATGACACGTTATCAACTCCTTCCGATGACGATGATGAAACAGATGATGAAAGTTCAGTTGACAGTCAGGATGAGCCGGAGCTCCGGCGAGATTCTTTTTCTTGGTCGGACTTTTCTGCCGGAAAGAGTGTTGTCAAGCTGTGGGACAGCTTTGGGCTCAACTTAGACTTCCAAGATTCATCGGAGAGTGAAAATTCCACGTGGGGTTTCGAAAAAGATTTGAAAATCAGCGACTTTTTCGCGGAAAAAAACAAGATTCCGGCCGCCGGAAAATCATCTCCGGCAGTTGTTTATTTAGCTGATATGGCTGAAAATGATAGATTTGTATTGGGTGCATATGACCGGAGAATTTCAAATGACTTTCCGGTCGTTTGTGCTGAATGGGGCCCACAAAGTGGCAATGTCGCCAGAAGCATCGCCGGCGGCGAGTTAAGAATGAGGGGCTTGAGGAACGTTAGGACGCCGTTAAGTAATTTGACGGAGAGTGATGTTGAGACCTGGTGGGACGCTGACGCCGTTATTGTAAATTAG